In Vicinamibacteria bacterium, a single genomic region encodes these proteins:
- a CDS encoding phospholipid carrier-dependent glycosyltransferase: protein MPRRAERRGMRAGLTAFRSCGLLLVILALAAALRVWGMDYGLPHTRTRPDEDAVVNKATRMLVTGDHDPRYFDYPSLPFYLYELALWSTFQAGRASGRYEALKDFQFDIAVLRPNRHYLVCRAFSVILAVLTVAATFWLGRNVGRSDAVGLVAALAAATAYVHVVTSRFAIVDVSMTLFVTLALVFAVRAVREQRLSDYVLAGIALGLAASTKYNAALVSLSLAIPSLAGMRDLGQSRATIGRLSAAGIASIVVFSLTSPYVLLRPSDVHGALAKLGSMLYGANDPPGFLVHLETTLPYGLGWPVFLLSLAGVFRALWFRGPVNLALLSFLLPFYALVGSVRLVFPRYVLPVVPILVVLGAEVFVRIVRRWPLPATVAACIGIVLPGLVSSLRFDRIAAREDTRVQASQWVANHLPRRSRIAVCGGYGAPDINSDRRRPPAFEPIVMPCRLQDVRSSGAPYLVAHDHPYLYRNSHVPTELVEWLNRNATRLAIFDPFRADGDLPVFYARDAFYLPYTGLGAVERGGPLVTIWQID from the coding sequence ATGCCCCGGCGCGCCGAGAGGCGGGGCATGAGAGCGGGACTGACGGCCTTTCGCTCCTGCGGACTCCTGCTCGTGATTCTGGCTCTGGCGGCCGCGCTTCGGGTCTGGGGAATGGACTACGGCCTTCCTCACACCCGGACCCGGCCGGACGAAGATGCCGTCGTCAACAAGGCCACCCGGATGCTCGTCACCGGGGACCACGACCCCCGGTACTTCGATTACCCGAGTCTTCCCTTCTATCTCTATGAGCTCGCCTTGTGGAGCACCTTTCAGGCGGGAAGAGCGAGTGGTCGTTACGAAGCCCTCAAGGATTTCCAGTTCGATATCGCCGTCCTGCGTCCCAACCGGCATTACCTCGTCTGCCGCGCTTTCAGCGTAATCCTTGCCGTGCTGACGGTTGCGGCCACTTTCTGGCTCGGTCGGAACGTTGGCCGCAGCGACGCCGTCGGGCTCGTCGCTGCGCTTGCCGCAGCCACCGCCTACGTCCATGTGGTGACTTCACGATTCGCCATCGTCGACGTTTCGATGACGCTGTTCGTGACTCTCGCTCTCGTCTTCGCCGTGCGTGCCGTCCGGGAGCAGCGGCTTTCCGACTACGTTCTCGCGGGAATCGCGTTGGGTCTCGCCGCATCGACGAAGTACAACGCGGCCCTCGTATCTCTGAGCTTGGCGATTCCCTCGCTTGCGGGAATGCGCGACCTCGGTCAGAGCCGGGCGACGATCGGGCGCCTTTCGGCGGCAGGCATCGCTTCGATCGTCGTCTTCTCGCTGACCTCTCCCTATGTTCTCCTTCGGCCTAGCGACGTCCACGGCGCGTTGGCGAAGCTGGGAAGCATGCTCTATGGCGCGAACGACCCGCCGGGTTTCCTCGTACACCTCGAGACCACCCTTCCTTATGGGCTCGGTTGGCCCGTTTTTCTCTTGTCGCTCGCCGGAGTCTTTCGTGCCTTGTGGTTTCGGGGTCCCGTCAATCTCGCCCTGCTGTCGTTTCTGTTGCCCTTCTACGCGCTCGTTGGAAGCGTTCGGCTGGTTTTCCCGCGATACGTACTGCCGGTCGTTCCGATTCTGGTCGTGCTCGGAGCGGAAGTGTTCGTTCGAATCGTCAGGCGATGGCCTCTGCCCGCGACCGTTGCCGCGTGCATCGGTATCGTTCTGCCTGGCCTGGTCAGCTCGCTTCGTTTCGATCGCATCGCGGCCCGGGAGGATACCCGTGTTCAGGCATCACAATGGGTGGCGAATCATCTTCCTCGACGCTCCAGAATCGCGGTGTGCGGGGGTTACGGAGCGCCGGACATCAACTCGGATCGAAGGCGGCCGCCCGCGTTCGAGCCCATCGTCATGCCCTGTCGACTTCAGGACGTCCGTTCTTCCGGAGCCCCTTACCTCGTCGCTCATGACCATCCGTACCTCTATCGCAACTCTCACGTACCGACCGAGCTCGTCGAGTGGTTGAACCGGAACGCTACCCGGCTCGCCATCTTCGACCCGTTTCGCGCCGATGGCGATCTTCCGGTCTTCTATGCCCGAGACGCGTTTTATTTGCCTTATACCGGGCTCGGCGCTGTCGAGCGCGGGGGGCCACTCGTGACGATCTGGCAGATCGATTGA
- a CDS encoding glycosyltransferase family 39 protein has translation MLPEDEQERGHSTRSRLWAALRWLVLAQAVGTILTNAYFLRFLEPAVSRKVLGIVSVLLAAAALLLDRNPSAFRPGTIWLVVRRHAVVAALGLILLLAFGLRYWGAHFGLPQSYVADEFDYVHSYLKMLKRGDLNPHWWIHPSLQAYVNVVTYLVVFFIEVPTGRWQSVQELMEEDFLFWGRFGAGVIPGTLVVLVTFFLGKRVFGTRVGLIAAALMAVFPAAVEVSQYNKPDPLLAFMAPLSLLVTLVYLERGGTRLALLAGLSVGLTAAAKYNGGFVLVSFLLAVAIRERGRFLARPDFYLGLLGTIGGFVIGCPYFIVELPKFIDAVANAMYNYGYRGWPDAEGTDNWAYHAKYAVTYGAGWAAVIAGLGGLGVALNRLDSRLVVLLSFPVLYYGYYSSQRMNFPGNLVCVYPFLAVLAAFGLEQAVDVLRRAGPFPRRLPVQPVATAVLLAVALGVPLDTSIALNVERSRDDTGSLARVWIDGHFAPQTHLAVERQCPALDRRRHRVTIQSRIIDRSVADYRDEGVEYLVVSSAQYDRFGPEHRQTRNYYKLFEICREVARFEPVEGRVIGPTIRILRVPTRPEEAEGS, from the coding sequence TTGCTGCCTGAAGACGAGCAAGAGCGAGGTCATTCGACGCGGAGTCGCTTGTGGGCCGCGCTCCGATGGTTGGTCCTCGCGCAGGCGGTCGGGACGATTCTGACCAACGCCTACTTCCTGCGTTTCCTCGAGCCTGCCGTCTCCCGAAAGGTCTTGGGGATCGTGTCGGTTCTCCTCGCCGCCGCCGCCCTTCTCCTCGACCGGAACCCGTCCGCGTTTCGACCGGGAACCATTTGGCTCGTCGTCAGACGGCATGCCGTCGTGGCGGCGCTCGGTTTGATCCTGCTGCTCGCCTTCGGTTTGCGTTACTGGGGAGCGCATTTCGGCCTACCGCAGAGCTACGTGGCCGACGAGTTCGACTACGTTCATTCCTATCTGAAGATGCTGAAGCGCGGCGATCTCAACCCTCATTGGTGGATCCACCCGAGTCTTCAGGCCTACGTGAACGTCGTCACCTATCTGGTCGTGTTCTTCATCGAGGTGCCGACCGGGCGATGGCAAAGCGTTCAAGAGTTGATGGAGGAAGACTTCCTCTTCTGGGGCCGTTTCGGCGCCGGAGTCATCCCCGGTACGCTCGTCGTTCTGGTGACGTTCTTTCTGGGGAAGCGGGTGTTCGGGACCCGAGTCGGTTTGATCGCCGCTGCGCTGATGGCCGTCTTCCCCGCGGCGGTCGAAGTCTCTCAGTACAACAAGCCCGACCCTTTGCTCGCTTTCATGGCGCCATTGAGTCTGCTGGTGACGCTCGTCTATCTGGAGCGGGGAGGAACGAGACTGGCGCTCCTCGCCGGGCTCAGCGTCGGGCTGACGGCCGCGGCGAAATACAACGGGGGCTTCGTGCTCGTTTCGTTTCTGCTGGCGGTAGCGATTCGTGAACGAGGGCGCTTCCTCGCTCGACCTGACTTCTATCTCGGACTGCTCGGGACCATCGGGGGGTTCGTCATCGGCTGTCCCTATTTCATCGTCGAGCTACCGAAGTTCATCGATGCGGTCGCGAACGCGATGTACAACTACGGCTATCGGGGTTGGCCCGACGCCGAGGGGACCGATAACTGGGCCTATCATGCCAAGTACGCGGTGACCTACGGGGCAGGTTGGGCGGCGGTAATCGCTGGTTTGGGAGGCCTGGGGGTGGCGCTGAACCGACTGGACTCCCGCCTTGTCGTGCTCCTCAGTTTTCCGGTTCTGTATTACGGCTACTACAGCTCGCAGCGGATGAACTTCCCCGGCAATCTCGTTTGCGTCTATCCCTTTCTCGCGGTCCTGGCCGCCTTCGGCCTCGAGCAAGCCGTTGACGTTCTCCGCCGGGCTGGCCCCTTTCCCCGACGCCTGCCGGTCCAGCCCGTCGCCACCGCGGTCCTGCTCGCGGTGGCTCTCGGCGTTCCACTGGATACCTCGATCGCTCTGAACGTCGAGAGGAGCCGAGACGACACCGGCAGCCTGGCCCGGGTGTGGATCGACGGGCATTTCGCCCCGCAAACCCATCTCGCCGTCGAGCGGCAGTGTCCCGCTCTCGATCGGAGACGACACCGGGTCACGATTCAGTCGAGAATCATCGACCGTTCGGTCGCCGACTATCGAGACGAAGGCGTCGAGTACCTCGTCGTTTCCTCGGCTCAATACGACCGCTTCGGGCCAGAGCACCGTCAGACGAGGAACTACTACAAGTTGTTCGAGATCTGTCGCGAGGTGGCGAGGTTCGAGCCCGTCGAGGGGCGGGTGATTGGCCCGACGATCCGAATCCTCCGGGTCCCCACTCGACCGGAGGAAGCCGAGGGCTCATAG